From Coriobacteriia bacterium, the proteins below share one genomic window:
- the murB gene encoding UDP-N-acetylmuramate dehydrogenase — translation MSVSDAYARLSGAIAGGVVAQERMARHTSLRTGGPASLFVTCDSYGSLRLATDVLREEGVPWVIMGRGCSVIASDEGYDGAVITLGREFRRFLFDDEERMHVGAATMLQRVVQEAFTRGLAGLEFAVGIPGTVGGAVSMNATDGERYLGQLVDEVVTFRPGEGLVRYEGSEIGWYRSCSDIPPREIVLEVGLQLTGGEADRAKRAMEGALARRRERSPLGKVTAGAIFADPADPCPDGVVRTAAELIEGCGCAGLTRGRAQVSPGGANHVVNLGGATAADVSRLIVTVLSKVRQRYGIELRPEIKFLGFPS, via the coding sequence ATGAGCGTCTCGGATGCATACGCCCGCCTGTCGGGCGCCATAGCCGGCGGCGTCGTCGCGCAGGAGCGCATGGCGCGCCACACGTCGCTGCGCACGGGCGGGCCGGCGTCGCTGTTCGTGACGTGCGACTCGTACGGCTCGCTGCGCCTGGCGACGGATGTCCTGCGCGAGGAGGGCGTGCCGTGGGTCATCATGGGCCGCGGGTGCAGCGTCATCGCCTCGGACGAGGGCTACGACGGCGCCGTCATCACGCTCGGCCGCGAGTTCCGTCGCTTCCTGTTCGACGACGAGGAGCGCATGCACGTCGGCGCGGCGACCATGTTGCAGCGCGTCGTGCAGGAGGCGTTCACGCGCGGCCTCGCGGGGCTCGAGTTTGCGGTGGGCATTCCCGGCACCGTCGGGGGCGCCGTGTCGATGAACGCGACGGACGGCGAGCGATATCTGGGCCAGCTCGTCGACGAGGTCGTGACGTTTCGCCCGGGCGAAGGCCTCGTGCGCTACGAGGGCTCCGAGATCGGGTGGTACCGCAGCTGCTCGGACATCCCGCCCCGTGAGATCGTCCTCGAGGTGGGCCTTCAGCTGACGGGGGGCGAGGCGGACCGTGCGAAACGCGCCATGGAGGGCGCGCTGGCCCGGCGTCGCGAGCGCTCTCCGCTGGGGAAGGTGACGGCGGGCGCCATATTCGCCGACCCGGCCGACCCCTGCCCCGACGGCGTCGTGCGCACGGCGGCCGAGCTCATCGAGGGCTGCGGCTGCGCGGGCCTCACGCGGGGGCGGGCCCAGGTGTCGCCCGGCGGCGCCAACCATGTCGTGAACCTCGGTGGCGCGACGGCCGCCGACGTTTCTCGGCTCATCGTGACCGTACTCTCTAAGGTGAGGCAGCGCTATGGCATCGAACTCAGGCCGGAGATCAAGTTCCTCGGCTTCCCGTCCTAG
- a CDS encoding FtsQ-type POTRA domain-containing protein, which yields MASNSGRRSSSSASRPREASAHTDALRSGAGDAGARPRSSSGRPSSSRRRSQAGSSAWSGVTTVRPEAFESSPYDARPSARGGRAGRGRREVNPRTAVYNRTVRGLVLSVVLIATVLVLYLVVMYSPLFMIRTIEATPTEHVTSQAISELAAVPEGSTLFNVSEHDIIERIEKNPWVASVSVTRQFPSQLTITVTERTRAALVMMSSGLEAWWISSDGHWLEPYAMQEATADNGVASPSDQARQAASAAGLVFVGDVAATVVPQAGTVCADAAVQGVLSYCTTFSDDMRSRIASATAASTQSISFVLTDGVEVSVGAPVDIESKERVILQLLSEHAGQVTYINVRTPATPSWRGLDG from the coding sequence ATGGCATCGAACTCAGGCCGGAGATCAAGTTCCTCGGCTTCCCGTCCTAGGGAGGCGTCCGCGCACACGGACGCGCTCCGCTCGGGCGCGGGCGATGCCGGCGCGCGTCCACGCTCCTCGTCGGGGCGTCCTTCGTCGTCTCGACGCCGGTCGCAGGCGGGCTCGTCCGCCTGGTCGGGCGTCACGACCGTGCGTCCGGAGGCGTTCGAGTCGAGCCCGTACGACGCCCGCCCCTCCGCGCGCGGCGGTCGTGCCGGTCGGGGGCGCCGGGAGGTCAACCCGCGCACGGCCGTCTACAACCGAACGGTGCGCGGCCTCGTGCTGAGCGTCGTGCTCATCGCGACGGTGCTCGTTCTCTATCTCGTCGTCATGTACTCCCCGCTGTTCATGATCCGCACGATAGAGGCGACGCCGACGGAGCACGTCACGAGCCAAGCCATCTCCGAGCTCGCCGCCGTCCCCGAGGGCTCGACGCTGTTCAACGTCAGCGAGCACGACATCATTGAGCGCATCGAGAAGAACCCCTGGGTCGCGTCGGTCAGCGTCACGCGGCAGTTCCCCAGTCAGCTCACCATTACGGTCACGGAGCGCACGCGCGCCGCCCTCGTCATGATGAGCAGCGGCCTGGAGGCGTGGTGGATCTCGTCTGACGGCCACTGGCTCGAGCCGTACGCCATGCAAGAGGCCACGGCGGACAACGGTGTCGCGTCCCCTTCCGACCAGGCACGCCAGGCGGCCAGCGCCGCCGGGCTCGTGTTCGTGGGCGACGTTGCGGCGACGGTCGTCCCCCAGGCGGGCACCGTCTGCGCGGACGCCGCCGTGCAAGGCGTGCTGTCGTACTGCACGACGTTCTCCGACGACATGCGCTCGCGCATCGCCTCGGCCACGGCGGCGAGCACCCAGAGCATCTCGTTCGTCCTGACGGACGGCGTCGAAGTCTCTGTGGGCGCGCCGGTGGACATCGAGTCGAAGGAACGCGTCATACTCCAGCTGCTGAGCGAGCACGCTGGTCAGGTCACGTACATCAACGTCCGTACGCCGGCGACGCCGTCCTGGCGCGGACTCGACGGGTAG